The nucleotide sequence CGCGATCTGCCAGCCGTGGTCGCGGTGGGTGCGTAGCAGCTTGACCACCCAGCCCGCCAGGTCACGCACCTGGGGATGTGCGCGGGCGTGCGCTATCGCGGCACTGACCGTCTCAGCTGGCATGCCTGCCAACTCGAACTGGATCTCTGGGAGCACATTGATAGACTGGAGCAGCCACGTCGCCGGCGTCTCTGGCAGCTGACTCGTACCTGGCTGCGAGTCGCTCTGGTGGGCATGCTCCTTCTGATCGAACTCCTGCGTACCACCACCATTGGTAGTGGTGGGATTTGAGGGGGTTGGGGGAGGAGTCGCTTGATTCCGTGAGTCCCATGAGTCCCATGTGATCCCTTCGACATGCTCTGAAAGATGCGTTTTAGCCCTTTGTAATACGGTAAACCCCTGCGCACTCTCGTTCGTCGAACCGATCGATTCACCGATCAGCTGCCCGATCAACGATCCGATCGACCCCGGTGGGACAAAAAAAAGCGGCTGGCTGCGGTCGGCCTTTTCCGGAGCTGGCCCAACCCCTAGCCGCCGCGTGCCCCCAACGGTTAGCGCCACGTCCTCGGCATCATCCAGCAGCGCGCGCTGCGAGATCAGCGCCAGCAGTCGCGGTTCAGCCGGCACCGGCAACGCCTGCCCCGCGCGCACCAGCCCCAGCCGTTGCAGCCCCTCGGTCTCGCGCGGCTGGCCAGCCAGCGCGAGCGCGTAGCTGCCGATGTCGGCCAGCCCCAACGCCGGCGTCGTCACGTAGCGCGAGATTGTGGCGCTCTGGGTCGCGTGGGGAATGATCCGGCCCATGCACACGTCAAGCAGGCTGCGGTCGAGCAGCTGCCGGATGATGTGGCGCGGACGCCCTAGACAGGACTGGCCCATCTGCCACGGCAGCGGTGCGCCCTTGATGCGCCCCCAACTGGGGGTGTAGCGCTGCTTGCGCTGGCACTCGGTGGGGGCGGCGATCAGCCAGCCGCGGTTGAGCAGGCGATCGAGCGCGCGCTTGACCGCACCCGTTTTGAGGCTTGGGTCGTAGCGCTGCACATCGGCGCGTGAGAGCGGCACGGGGGCCTGCTCGATCAGGTAGAGCCGCGCGACGAGCGCGTAGAGGCCAATGGCGATCGGCGTATCGTGCAGGTCGGCGAGCAGCCGCTGCGGGATTGGGCAGTAGTGCTCGGGGGGCGCGATCAGTCCACGGGGGACCGGCGCGGGCCGGGCGGGGTGCGGCGCGATCATCTCCGATTGCTCCTGGCGTTTACGGATTGACCATAAACGCACATGGTCTGGTGATTGACACCAGACTCCGGCGGATGCTATAATCGGAGCAACACAAAGCCAGCATTCCATGAGGAATGGCTGCGGAGGAAACGGGAGCAGGCTAATCGGGTTGCCGGCCAAAGCGTGCCGATTAGGCTGTGGTTTCCTTCAAACTTTGGGTTACTCCCAGGAGAGCGCCGCGCGAGCGGCGTTTCTCGTTATCTGGACTCCTCGCCCTTGGGCTTAGTGTTCCTCTTCCCTGACATGGAGCATGCTGCATGCGGGGCAGAACGGGGCGATAGGCGCACAAAGCCTACGCACCGCCCTCGTAGATCCCCGCTATGATACCAGACCGTTGGGTACCGAGACGAGTTGCGAATATGTAGAAAAGTGATCGAAATCGCAATGGCCCGGCAATGCGCTAGGCTCGCGACTCGATTGGTGACTGTCGTGTCAGAGTACGATGCCCCTTAATCTTATCAGAAACTTGTGACACGCGCTAGACATGACTTGTGACAGATCGGCCCAAAACTTGCGACACTTTTTGAGGAAACTTGTGACACAGCCGATCTGCTGTCACTAGTTGTCACAAGTTTACTTCCTGCGTATCTGGTAGTGGCGATTATTGGTCGCGCCAAGCACTTGGATGTCGCCCTGACTTAATAGTGACTGAAGATCGCGCTGAATGGTGCGACGAATGATGCCCATGGCCTTTTCCAGATCGCTGATAGTCACGCTGCCTTGCTGGGCGATCAGAGAGAGGATCGCCCGCTGTCGATCCTGGGAGGTTGGGCCGAGCTGCTTCTGATTGGCACCGATTGGCTTGGCCATGACACGGATGGTGAGGCTCGTAAGGCTAGGGGTGATCAGTGGAGGCTCGACCCCATCCTCGGCCAGCGCGCTATAAACGCTATCAAAGCCCAGGCCTAAGCCCTCAATATAGTGCGCTTGGAACATAACGTTAACCAGCGCCGGATTGCGCGAGGATTGGGCATCGAGCAGGTTGTCAACGGTCACCCCATCCGGCAGCCCCCCTGGTGAGATCCACTCAATGGTGTTTGGGAAGATCTGGATACGAACCCGAGAGGATGTGTTGCTCCAGTCGCGGTGGCACAGCGCATTCACGGTCAGCTCGCGCAGCACCACCTGGCTATATGCATGCCGTTCAACGCGCTGAGCGCCCTCAAACTGGTAGTCGTGCGACGTGCGTGCCCACAAAATATCAGTGGCGCGGTCGACAACAGTAAAAATGGAGCCTCTTACCTGATCGATAAATTTGAGGCTCTTCGTTGTCGGGGTATTTGAGCTGAACTCAGCGATATCAATGCCGCAGCTGGCGCGCAGCCAGCGCTCAGGATCTGTTCCAAAGGCCAGCATACCCGCAAGCGTCGGCACCAGACCACTCGTGCTGTCGATGACCAGCTGGTTGTAGCGTAGATAGGCGAGAGGATCGGTCGGCCCGCTGTAGCGCCCTTCTTTCTGCGCTTTCGTGATATGCTGCTGCGCGAGATTCAGATCGAGCGCGTCCATTTGAGCGCCCTCGATCGTCCAGCTGTCGGTTGTCGTGATTCGCGCCATTGGCTGCTCATTCAAAGGTGCTTCTATCCACTACGCGCTCGGCGTGATGTTTCTACCCATCCATACCCGCTCATACACGGCATCGGCATACTCGACCAGCTCGGCCAGCGTGGCTAGATCGTCGGCGCACTCGGCGCTGGCCACGCGGTAGCCGGCCTGCTCTCATTTCCAGATCGCGCGCTCTTCGTGCGCGTGATCATTCATGCCGCGCGCTGTGCAGCCGATCGCTGCGCCGCAACAGCTGCCCGCCATGCCTCCTCACTGGCGTTCGGCGGTAGCCCGAGATACAACACGTCCGGGTCGATGTCAGCGCCGTTCGGCCATGCGATCGTGCCCAGCTCGACGCGCACCTGGCGAAAGAAGTTTGGATCGTCGTGAATGAGCGCAAAGATGCCGCCGCCGCTAATATAGCGCGTCACATCGATGTCGCGCTGCTCGCCGTTCGTGAAGGTGATGCGCAGGCTGTAGCCCTCGAGCGGCTGAGCATCTTTCACTCGGATCATAGCTTCCTCCTTAGTCCAGTGGCGCGATCTGGTTGAGCGGCGCCGGCCGACGCGCAAGCTCCCAATTTGCGCGCAGCTCGTCGCGGTGGGTGCTCGACCACGTCCGCACCAGGCGTAGCGCCCGCTTAGGCAGCCGGCCGTCGATAACCTCGCCGGTTTCGATGTTGATCGTCGCCTCATCGCCACCATAATAGGCGTGGAAATGCGGTGGAACGTGGTCGTTGAAAAACATCGCGATGATGATGCCGTAGAACTGGCTAATCTGCGGCATCGGCAGCCTGCTTACGCTTCGCCTCGCGCCCGTCGTCGTGCTCCTCGAACAGCAGCCGCAGCGCGGACGCCTGCTCGCCATGGGTGGCCTCGGCGAACGCCCGCGCGATGCGGTTGGCGGTGGCGGGCGTGAAGCTGCCCTCGCCGTTCAGGCGCTTATTGAAGTGGTGCCGGTCAATGCCGGCCGCTTCGGCAAGCTGGCTCTGCTTGAGTCCGGCCTGCTCGATCGCCGCGCGGGCGGTTGGTGTGAAACGAAACACTCGCATGCCTCCTATAGTATCCGAGAATACAACAAAGTGCAACAGCGTACTAGCCAGCATCACCCGGCTCGATA is from Candidatus Kouleothrix ribensis and encodes:
- a CDS encoding DUF977 family protein, whose translation is MARITTTDSWTIEGAQMDALDLNLAQQHITKAQKEGRYSGPTDPLAYLRYNQLVIDSTSGLVPTLAGMLAFGTDPERWLRASCGIDIAEFSSNTPTTKSLKFIDQVRGSIFTVVDRATDILWARTSHDYQFEGAQRVERHAYSQVVLRELTVNALCHRDWSNTSSRVRIQIFPNTIEWISPGGLPDGVTVDNLLDAQSSRNPALVNVMFQAHYIEGLGLGFDSVYSALAEDGVEPPLITPSLTSLTIRVMAKPIGANQKQLGPTSQDRQRAILSLIAQQGSVTISDLEKAMGIIRRTIQRDLQSLLSQGDIQVLGATNNRHYQIRRK
- a CDS encoding DUF2442 domain-containing protein, which codes for MIRVKDAQPLEGYSLRITFTNGEQRDIDVTRYISGGGIFALIHDDPNFFRQVRVELGTIAWPNGADIDPDVLYLGLPPNASEEAWRAAVAAQRSAAQRAA
- a CDS encoding DUF4160 domain-containing protein, with amino-acid sequence MPQISQFYGIIIAMFFNDHVPPHFHAYYGGDEATINIETGEVIDGRLPKRALRLVRTWSSTHRDELRANWELARRPAPLNQIAPLD
- a CDS encoding helix-turn-helix transcriptional regulator; amino-acid sequence: MFRFTPTARAAIEQAGLKQSQLAEAAGIDRHHFNKRLNGEGSFTPATANRIARAFAEATHGEQASALRLLFEEHDDGREAKRKQAADAAD